In the genome of Flavobacterium panacagri, one region contains:
- a CDS encoding type I restriction endonuclease subunit R — MAYLNESDIEVADINFFTEKLGYTHINAWEKKLMGRETLKDVVLLDQLRSSLEKLNKNLPPECIDHAIYELTKSRAALAPIIANKEVYQLIKNGVPVDYKNELGREENDYVKVIDFKNKTENDFLMVSQLSIEYQETQNITRRPDLLLYINGLPLVMIELKNATEKAKVGFDKNLKDYRRDIPQLFWYNLFVCISNGIQTRVGSFNAPWDHFFSWLKLTDTSITHDQPTKEEIEIESQKTGEHLSLKIFGEGLCSKENILDYFENFVLYHKNKIKIIAKNHQFLGVNNAILALEDKETNQGKLGIFWHTQGSGKSYSMIFFSKKIHRKVTGDWSFLIITDRKDLDGQIYRNFLETEAIVETKDQKENYFRPKDKANLREYLQSNRAYVFTLIFKFGVESGKTYPQLTDRKDWIVIVDEAHRTQYKSLAENMRIALPNAQYIAFTGTPLLKSELTKDWFGSYISEYNFAQSIEDGATVPIFYKKSVPRVEQVNPNLVGEAAEILENEHLTDDQKNKLDKEFSTLLNVVRRDDRLEEIAKHIVKHFPYRLDVVDEENNRRPMKAMVISIDKFTAVKMYEKVQYHLKEEIKELRKKVVRETDPELKRRYQNALEFMIETKMAVVISQDGSDKEEEKIFSEAGLNIKQHRQLLDNPDDDGRNIEDYFKDPNDPYRIVFVTAMWMTGFDAPSVSTLYLDKPLQNHTLMQTIARTNRVLEGKKNGLVIDYFGVFRNLKIALAAYAEGTKGKKSEDDEDEYPAKEFEELISLLDQAIIEAKLFCRELGADVDKILSMDERGFKEIELFQEYANIILAKDEHRKQLGLFVNTIVSLYDSAKPEIYEFPIVKKNRDVLQYLRGVVDRNIDQDEAIERAKKKIEELLDNSIVGKGDLQKPGILDYKMDTSKQIDLSKLNFELLRSEFSGKKHKNIQFADLRELLEIKLKQMMAQNKTRGSFLENFQKIIDEYNSGSISIEEAYDALLQEAAELNEEQQRAAKNEMTEEEQELFDLLKKEKLTKEEEKSVRLAAKSLLEKLYDAKNKILIQEWHKEKATQEKVKREIQLVLGNLLPETSYDRLVFSQKVDIAFQHFYELAQMGRGFAA; from the coding sequence ATGGCATATCTAAACGAATCAGATATTGAAGTTGCCGATATCAATTTTTTTACAGAAAAATTGGGTTATACACACATCAATGCTTGGGAGAAGAAACTTATGGGCAGGGAAACACTCAAAGATGTAGTGTTACTCGATCAATTGCGTTCTAGTTTAGAAAAGCTAAATAAAAATTTACCTCCTGAGTGTATTGACCATGCGATTTATGAGCTTACCAAAAGTAGAGCTGCACTTGCACCTATAATAGCCAACAAGGAAGTTTATCAGCTGATTAAAAACGGTGTGCCTGTTGATTATAAAAATGAACTAGGTCGGGAAGAAAATGATTATGTTAAAGTAATTGACTTTAAAAATAAAACAGAGAATGATTTCTTAATGGTTTCTCAATTAAGTATTGAATATCAGGAAACACAAAACATTACCCGAAGACCTGATTTATTGCTATACATCAATGGCCTGCCATTGGTAATGATTGAATTAAAAAATGCCACCGAAAAAGCAAAAGTAGGATTTGATAAAAACTTAAAAGATTACAGGCGAGATATTCCTCAGTTATTTTGGTACAATTTATTTGTATGTATTTCCAATGGAATTCAAACCAGAGTAGGCAGCTTTAATGCGCCTTGGGATCACTTCTTCTCTTGGCTGAAATTAACCGATACATCCATTACTCATGACCAGCCTACAAAAGAAGAAATTGAAATCGAAAGCCAAAAAACTGGAGAGCATTTAAGCCTAAAAATATTTGGAGAAGGGCTCTGCAGTAAAGAAAACATATTAGATTATTTCGAAAATTTTGTTTTATATCATAAAAACAAAATTAAAATTATTGCTAAAAACCACCAATTTTTAGGAGTAAACAATGCAATACTTGCCCTTGAGGATAAAGAAACTAATCAAGGAAAATTAGGTATCTTTTGGCACACCCAGGGTTCTGGAAAATCATATTCAATGATCTTTTTCTCTAAAAAAATTCATAGAAAAGTTACAGGAGATTGGTCCTTTTTAATAATAACTGACCGAAAAGATTTAGATGGTCAGATATATAGAAATTTTCTTGAAACAGAGGCTATTGTAGAGACTAAAGACCAAAAAGAAAACTACTTCAGGCCAAAAGACAAAGCTAATCTTAGAGAATACCTGCAATCCAATAGAGCATATGTTTTTACATTAATTTTTAAATTTGGTGTAGAAAGCGGAAAAACGTATCCGCAACTAACCGACAGAAAAGATTGGATTGTAATTGTCGACGAAGCTCACAGAACCCAGTACAAAAGTTTGGCAGAAAATATGCGTATTGCATTACCAAATGCCCAATACATAGCTTTTACCGGGACACCTTTATTAAAAAGTGAATTGACCAAAGATTGGTTTGGTTCCTATATTTCAGAATACAATTTTGCTCAAAGCATTGAAGATGGGGCAACAGTACCTATTTTCTATAAAAAAAGTGTACCAAGAGTCGAACAGGTTAATCCGAACTTAGTTGGTGAAGCAGCTGAAATTCTGGAAAATGAACACCTTACCGATGACCAGAAAAACAAATTAGACAAAGAGTTTTCTACCTTGCTAAATGTAGTACGAAGAGATGATAGATTAGAAGAAATTGCAAAACATATAGTTAAGCATTTTCCATATCGCTTAGATGTTGTAGATGAAGAAAATAACAGAAGACCGATGAAAGCTATGGTCATCAGTATTGATAAATTTACAGCGGTCAAAATGTACGAAAAGGTGCAATACCACCTAAAAGAAGAAATAAAAGAATTAAGAAAGAAAGTAGTTCGCGAAACTGATCCTGAACTAAAGAGAAGATATCAAAACGCCTTAGAGTTTATGATCGAGACCAAAATGGCAGTTGTTATAAGTCAGGATGGGAGCGATAAAGAAGAGGAAAAAATATTTAGTGAAGCTGGTTTAAATATTAAACAACACAGGCAACTGTTAGACAATCCGGATGATGATGGCCGAAATATTGAAGATTACTTTAAAGATCCTAACGATCCCTATCGCATTGTTTTTGTAACGGCTATGTGGATGACTGGTTTTGATGCTCCATCAGTTTCTACGCTATATTTGGATAAACCATTACAAAATCATACTTTAATGCAAACTATTGCAAGAACGAATAGGGTACTTGAAGGAAAGAAAAATGGTTTGGTAATTGATTATTTTGGGGTTTTTAGAAATCTTAAAATAGCTTTAGCAGCCTACGCTGAAGGAACTAAAGGCAAGAAAAGTGAAGACGATGAGGATGAATATCCCGCAAAAGAGTTTGAGGAATTAATATCATTGCTGGATCAGGCAATAATAGAGGCAAAATTATTTTGCCGCGAATTAGGAGCTGATGTCGATAAAATTTTATCAATGGATGAAAGAGGTTTTAAAGAAATAGAATTGTTTCAAGAATATGCCAATATCATTCTAGCCAAAGATGAACATCGTAAACAGTTAGGGCTATTTGTAAACACTATTGTTTCATTATATGATTCTGCCAAACCTGAAATCTATGAATTTCCAATCGTCAAAAAAAACAGGGATGTTCTACAATATTTGAGGGGTGTTGTGGATAGAAATATAGATCAGGATGAAGCGATTGAAAGAGCTAAGAAAAAGATTGAAGAGCTATTGGATAACAGTATTGTTGGAAAAGGAGATTTGCAGAAACCTGGAATTCTTGATTACAAGATGGATACTTCAAAACAAATTGATTTAAGTAAATTAAATTTCGAATTGTTACGAAGTGAATTTTCAGGCAAAAAACATAAAAACATCCAGTTTGCAGATTTAAGAGAATTGCTTGAAATTAAATTAAAACAAATGATGGCTCAAAATAAAACAAGAGGCTCATTTTTAGAAAACTTTCAAAAGATAATTGATGAATATAATTCAGGCAGCATATCGATTGAAGAAGCTTATGACGCATTATTACAAGAAGCTGCAGAACTGAATGAAGAGCAGCAAAGGGCTGCCAAAAATGAGATGACGGAAGAAGAGCAAGAATTGTTTGATTTATTAAAAAAAGAAAAACTAACCAAAGAAGAAGAAAAATCCGTTCGATTGGCAGCAAAGTCTTTATTAGAAAAATTGTACGATGCTAAAAATAAAATACTAATTCAAGAATGGCATAAGGAAAAAGCAACACAAGAAAAAGTTAAGAGAGAAATTCAATTGGTCCTTGGGAATTTACTGCCAGAAACCAGTTATGACCGATTAGTTTTTTCGCAAAAAGTAGATATAGCATTCCAACATTTTTATGAATTGGCACAAATGGGCAGAGGCTTTGCAGCTTAA
- a CDS encoding DUF262 domain-containing protein — protein MKYTLYTLLENNLVKIPLIQRDYAQGRESEKDLRNSFITKIQKILNDGTEKLNLDFVYGYTEKTSQGKTNFIPLDGQQRLTTLWLLHWYFASKEGKLTKDEERSDVKSTLLNFTYETRISSKRFCENLVNNPISNLDKIESIKEEIIDSSWFMTSWKNDPTIIAMLNMLETIHTTLADCENVWDKLTLNALITFDYIDIKSDEFKLTDELYIKMNSRGKPLTPFENFKAIFSQLLNDDETNYFKESIDFKGSKITYQQYFAFNIDGKWVDLFWNYRKISNKGLDENILNFFYYVAEMQHYKNNKDGNFTKNFESLKTVYAFKENVDFLFNSLDFLSSVKDVGLFFSELFCNNEYEIGKVKLFDDKPTDLFLRAFTDENFDVKQRVLLYGVLDFCIETKTSFPDKNLKDFIRITRNLLSRTRQVNTSKRIEYTSNLRLPNFFEYSNFIIELIQLIKVNPSKNVFRLFTENTLKGFTKEVFDAEKNKVIAILENDKKEEAIIKLEEHFYLEGITDNFDVESEDIEKHVNAFYEIWEFKETNNSLVVRALLTHGDFSVKTHDYSSLGAIWYFGSEEGWNRILTTTDKIEQVKIKASINSFLKEYIKLTEKTIAEKLYKMINTFNPTDKNWIYYFIKYPEFTSYIVDNINLFTWKDNNGFNINSVGNSGKQPLASYHINPYLTAIKEKFSKENKVKKYHGRYTDQLGCIGLPKDITIYCGDEGYEIYNLEKHKEFDSLVKNFNLVKASNYYLLNESITKDKIEIAIDFCQEVLKK, from the coding sequence ATGAAATACACTTTATACACATTATTAGAAAATAATTTAGTCAAAATTCCATTGATCCAAAGAGATTATGCACAAGGTCGAGAATCAGAAAAAGATTTAAGAAATAGTTTCATTACGAAAATTCAAAAAATCTTAAATGACGGAACAGAAAAGCTTAATCTAGATTTCGTCTATGGTTATACTGAAAAAACAAGTCAAGGCAAAACCAATTTTATACCGCTTGATGGACAACAACGATTAACTACTTTGTGGTTGTTACATTGGTATTTCGCTTCTAAAGAAGGTAAATTAACAAAAGATGAAGAAAGAAGCGATGTTAAATCAACGCTTTTAAATTTTACTTATGAAACAAGAATTTCTTCCAAAAGATTTTGCGAAAATTTAGTCAACAATCCAATTTCAAATTTAGATAAAATTGAATCCATAAAGGAAGAAATAATAGATTCGTCTTGGTTTATGACTTCTTGGAAAAATGACCCAACAATTATTGCAATGCTGAATATGTTGGAAACAATTCATACAACATTAGCCGATTGTGAAAATGTATGGGATAAATTAACCTTAAATGCGCTAATTACCTTTGATTATATTGATATTAAATCCGATGAATTTAAATTAACAGATGAGTTATATATTAAAATGAACTCAAGAGGAAAACCTTTAACGCCTTTTGAAAATTTTAAAGCAATATTCTCTCAACTTTTAAATGATGATGAAACAAACTATTTTAAAGAAAGCATTGATTTCAAAGGGAGTAAAATAACCTATCAACAATATTTTGCATTTAATATTGATGGTAAATGGGTTGATTTATTTTGGAATTACAGGAAGATAAGTAATAAAGGTTTAGATGAAAACATATTAAACTTTTTCTATTATGTAGCAGAAATGCAACATTACAAAAATAATAAAGATGGAAACTTCACTAAGAATTTCGAATCCTTAAAAACAGTTTACGCATTTAAGGAAAATGTTGATTTTCTCTTCAATTCACTGGATTTTTTATCAAGTGTGAAAGATGTGGGATTATTTTTTAGCGAATTGTTTTGTAATAATGAATATGAAATTGGTAAAGTAAAATTATTCGATGATAAGCCTACCGATTTATTTCTAAGAGCATTTACAGACGAAAACTTTGATGTAAAACAAAGAGTACTTTTGTATGGTGTTTTGGATTTTTGTATTGAAACAAAAACTTCATTTCCTGATAAAAATTTAAAAGATTTTATTCGAATAACAAGGAATTTACTATCTCGAACACGACAGGTGAATACATCCAAAAGAATTGAATACACTTCCAATTTACGTTTGCCAAACTTTTTCGAATATTCTAATTTTATTATAGAATTAATACAGCTAATAAAAGTAAATCCTAGTAAAAATGTATTCCGATTATTTACTGAAAATACATTAAAAGGATTTACAAAAGAGGTTTTTGATGCAGAAAAAAATAAAGTGATTGCAATTCTTGAGAATGATAAAAAAGAAGAAGCTATTATTAAACTCGAGGAACATTTTTACTTGGAAGGTATAACTGATAATTTCGATGTCGAATCAGAAGATATTGAAAAACATGTTAATGCATTTTATGAAATTTGGGAATTTAAAGAGACAAATAACTCACTTGTAGTGAGAGCTCTGCTAACGCATGGAGACTTTTCAGTTAAAACACATGATTATTCAAGTTTAGGCGCAATTTGGTATTTTGGTTCTGAAGAAGGTTGGAATAGAATTTTAACAACAACCGATAAAATTGAACAGGTAAAAATCAAAGCTAGTATCAATTCGTTTCTAAAAGAATATATAAAATTAACTGAAAAAACAATTGCTGAAAAATTATATAAAATGATAAATACTTTTAATCCGACAGACAAAAATTGGATTTACTATTTTATTAAATATCCAGAATTCACATCATATATCGTTGATAACATTAATCTATTTACTTGGAAAGACAACAATGGTTTTAATATAAATAGTGTTGGTAACTCAGGTAAACAGCCTTTGGCTTCCTATCACATAAACCCATATTTAACTGCTATAAAAGAAAAGTTCTCAAAAGAGAACAAAGTAAAAAAATATCATGGACGATATACAGATCAATTGGGGTGTATAGGATTACCAAAAGATATTACTATTTATTGTGGTGATGAAGGTTATGAAATATATAATTTAGAAAAGCATAAAGAGTTTGACTCATTAGTAAAAAACTTTAACTTGGTAAAAGCAAGCAATTATTATCTGTTAAATGAGTCTATTACGAAAGATAAAATTGAAATAGCAATTGATTTTTGTCAAGAAGTTTTAAAAAAATAA
- a CDS encoding DUF262 domain-containing protein, which translates to MSSTTPLIDLFGKKFIIPHYQRGYRWEEQEVTELLDDIWNFMNTSNKGEFYCLQPIVVQKIADNEYNVLDGQQRLTTLYLILVYLEERRFEDGYNQELFTLNYETRDKCEKFLADRTFITTVDESNIDFQHICNSYSYIETWFKNHAGAKGKLIPILLDDNTGGNRNIRFIWYDVEQEKNPIDVFIRLNVGKIPLTDAELIKALLLQSDKYHSDDLKFNKMKLFEIATEWDTIEYTLQEEAFWYFLSNEENLKPTHIEFIFDAIANKILKEKKYFESKNFKHATFLILSAYLQDLITNDKKSRIDAVKHIWEMVIEYFEYYKEWFNNRKLYHYIGYLIESRGSHIIDTLIKESKERTKKSFVTYLEGEIKELIKINTKGKDASGNSITVNLKDLCYENEDQKTNDKPLIIRILFLHNVIATLKSEKEKAKFPFNLYKKTKKNEKWSLEHIHAQNSENITKPAHQKSWLQDHIKSLTNTNDVQFESIIKKMNSALKDDDLDKEKFNKIVNSVYSLINKIAGINEKNIHQIDNLCLIDKNTNSQLNNSVFDVKREKIKKREVKGYYIPVSSRNVFLKSYTDYPQNNAYWRSEDRTGYLKSLEEMYNYFVIEAVN; encoded by the coding sequence ATGAGTAGTACAACACCATTGATAGATTTGTTTGGCAAAAAATTTATAATTCCACATTATCAACGTGGCTATAGATGGGAAGAACAAGAAGTTACTGAACTATTAGATGATATCTGGAATTTCATGAACACTTCAAACAAGGGAGAGTTCTACTGTTTACAGCCTATTGTAGTTCAAAAAATTGCAGATAATGAATATAACGTTTTAGATGGGCAACAACGACTTACAACTTTGTATCTAATACTCGTTTATCTAGAAGAACGAAGATTTGAAGATGGTTATAATCAAGAACTTTTTACATTAAACTACGAGACAAGAGATAAATGCGAAAAGTTTTTAGCCGATAGAACTTTTATAACTACTGTTGATGAATCAAATATTGATTTTCAGCACATCTGTAATAGCTATAGTTATATAGAAACTTGGTTTAAAAATCACGCAGGAGCAAAAGGAAAATTAATTCCTATTTTGCTTGATGATAATACTGGAGGCAATAGAAACATCCGCTTTATTTGGTATGATGTAGAACAAGAAAAAAATCCAATAGACGTATTTATTCGATTGAATGTAGGCAAAATTCCATTAACCGATGCCGAATTAATTAAAGCCCTTTTGCTACAAAGCGACAAATACCATTCTGATGATTTGAAATTCAACAAAATGAAATTGTTTGAAATTGCTACAGAATGGGACACAATTGAATATACCTTACAAGAAGAAGCCTTTTGGTATTTTTTAAGCAACGAAGAAAATTTAAAGCCAACACACATCGAATTTATTTTTGATGCGATTGCAAATAAGATTTTAAAAGAGAAAAAATATTTTGAATCTAAAAATTTCAAGCACGCAACTTTTCTAATCCTGTCAGCTTATTTACAAGACTTAATTACTAATGATAAAAAATCAAGAATTGATGCTGTAAAACACATTTGGGAAATGGTTATTGAATATTTTGAATATTACAAAGAATGGTTCAATAACAGAAAACTCTATCATTACATTGGATACCTAATTGAATCAAGAGGAAGTCATATCATTGATACTTTAATAAAAGAATCTAAAGAACGAACAAAAAAATCATTTGTAACCTATCTCGAAGGTGAAATTAAAGAGTTAATCAAAATAAACACAAAAGGTAAAGATGCAAGTGGCAACAGTATAACCGTAAATCTAAAAGATTTGTGTTATGAAAACGAAGACCAAAAAACAAACGATAAGCCATTAATTATCAGGATTTTGTTTTTACACAATGTGATAGCTACCTTAAAATCGGAAAAAGAAAAAGCAAAATTTCCTTTCAACCTTTACAAGAAAACTAAAAAGAACGAAAAATGGAGTCTAGAGCACATCCACGCACAAAACTCTGAAAATATTACAAAACCAGCACACCAAAAATCTTGGCTACAAGACCACATAAAGTCATTGACCAATACAAATGATGTGCAATTTGAAAGTATAATCAAAAAGATGAATTCTGCTTTAAAAGATGATGATTTAGACAAAGAAAAATTTAATAAAATTGTAAATTCTGTGTATTCATTAATCAATAAAATAGCTGGAATCAATGAAAAAAACATTCATCAGATTGATAATTTATGTTTAATTGATAAAAACACCAACAGTCAACTTAACAATTCTGTTTTCGATGTAAAAAGAGAAAAAATTAAAAAGAGAGAAGTCAAAGGATATTACATTCCTGTTAGTTCAAGAAATGTTTTTCTAAAATCTTACACAGATTATCCACAAAACAATGCCTATTGGAGATCAGAAGATAGAACTGGGTATCTTAAAAGTCTTGAGGAAATGTATAATTATTTTGTAATAGAAGCAGTTAATTAA
- a CDS encoding restriction endonuclease subunit S: protein MLKRIKIGDLIKQKKAHSQTGPFGTQLKASDYVEQGIPVINVRNIGFGEIRENQLEYLDDEMATILKSHRLIKNDIVFGRKGAVERHSLISSNEEGWIQGSDCIRLRFLNSEYNPTFVSYFFRTEQHKQWMINLGSFGATMGSLNQDIISKIEIPNLLLPFQNKIASILSSYDALIKNNNQRIKLLEEMAEEIYEEWFVRLRFPGYENTKIVDGMPQGWEKMKLNNVLEPVKRKPKISTDKYLSEGKYPIIDQGDDFIAGYTNDENLVQFAPLPLLVFGDHTRRVKFVNYPFASGADGTQLLSPKNKSLLPIYFYISIKNIDLSNFHYARHFKFLKQEYILIPDDDTLLLFNNLTSPFFEEIQILKEKNQLLQETRDLLLPRLISGKLSVVHLIEKEVEEELMMVAEQSAEYK from the coding sequence ATGTTGAAGCGTATAAAAATAGGAGATTTAATAAAGCAAAAAAAAGCTCATTCGCAAACCGGACCATTTGGTACACAACTAAAAGCATCTGATTATGTAGAACAAGGTATTCCTGTAATTAATGTTAGAAATATTGGTTTTGGTGAAATACGAGAAAATCAATTGGAATACCTTGATGACGAAATGGCTACAATCTTAAAATCTCATAGATTAATAAAGAATGATATTGTTTTTGGCAGGAAAGGTGCTGTAGAAAGACATTCATTAATAAGTTCTAATGAAGAAGGGTGGATACAAGGTTCTGATTGTATAAGATTAAGATTTTTGAATAGTGAATATAATCCAACATTTGTATCGTACTTTTTTAGAACTGAACAACATAAACAATGGATGATAAATCTTGGTTCTTTTGGAGCTACTATGGGCTCTCTTAATCAGGATATTATTTCAAAAATTGAAATACCTAACCTGCTATTACCATTTCAAAATAAGATTGCTTCCATTCTATCATCTTACGATGCATTGATTAAAAATAACAACCAACGCATCAAATTATTAGAAGAAATGGCAGAAGAAATTTATGAGGAATGGTTTGTGCGTTTGCGTTTTCCGGGTTATGAAAATACTAAAATTGTAGATGGCATGCCTCAAGGTTGGGAGAAAATGAAATTGAATAATGTTTTAGAACCAGTCAAAAGAAAACCCAAAATAAGCACAGATAAGTACCTTTCAGAGGGTAAATATCCGATAATTGATCAAGGTGATGATTTTATAGCAGGTTATACGAATGATGAAAATCTTGTTCAATTTGCACCATTACCACTTTTAGTTTTTGGTGATCACACAAGAAGAGTAAAATTTGTCAATTATCCTTTTGCTTCTGGAGCAGATGGCACACAATTGCTTTCTCCAAAAAACAAAAGTTTGTTGCCTATATATTTCTATATATCTATCAAGAATATCGATTTGTCCAATTTTCATTATGCTAGACATTTTAAGTTTTTAAAGCAAGAGTATATTTTGATACCAGATGATGATACGCTTTTACTTTTTAACAATCTAACTTCTCCGTTTTTTGAGGAAATTCAAATTCTGAAAGAAAAAAACCAACTATTACAAGAAACCCGTGATTTGTTATTACCACGATTAATAAGTGGTAAGTTGAGTGTGGTGCATTTAATAGAGAAAGAAGTAGAAGAAGAATTAATGATGGTAGCAGAGCAGAGCGCTGAATATAAATAA
- a CDS encoding type I restriction-modification system subunit M, which produces MTNEQLKKLEKDLWDSANSLRAYGGLKAADYAVPVLGLIFLRFAENKYSHYEPEILKEFEAEKGTRLERPIHSIALAKCGFYLPDFARYDYLLELPGDESLAKALRKAMEGIEEFQDDKFKDVLPKEAYFDIEKKKADILPQLLKTFSDIPVDATGDVFGKIYEFFLGEFAMSEGQKGGEFFTPTSVVRFIVEVIEPYAGKIYDPACGSGGMFVQSATFVKEANHDLNDIYVYGQEYMGETARLAKMNLMVNNIRGEIIETNSYENDPYAGLGKFDFVMANPPFNVKSVKESTVKNDERFYKYGLPKNKGKKTNDSITDANYLWISLFATSLNANGRAGFVMPNSASDAGNSEYEIRKKIVDSGIVDCMVSMPSNMFLTVTLPATLWFFDKQKINKDRKDQILFIDARNTYHQIDRAHREWKEEHIQNLTAIVRLYRGENERYLELISQYISQANEAMEKVPTAFNEYWTLIQQTIIKLQNYTRDSKTKHKPDAFKKIVESGLLQKIDELTLPNLSVSVITQNELTASNNQQLAYSKELSVYTDQLKEIDTALKISKDTLFKVLVLADKQVKVKNDKDWNGFGLNGLKQIEQLQQNWKDCTDQVCYYQANIDWLQSRFPEAKYADVVGLCNVADRTEYVEEQDYSLSAARYVGVVLDAENITNEEFKHKIEIKSLEFRKMSLKALELENSIENNLKNLF; this is translated from the coding sequence ATGACAAACGAACAACTCAAAAAACTAGAAAAAGACCTATGGGATTCTGCTAACTCGCTTCGTGCATATGGAGGACTTAAAGCAGCTGATTATGCCGTACCAGTTTTAGGGCTTATTTTTCTACGATTTGCAGAAAACAAATACAGCCACTACGAACCAGAGATTCTTAAAGAATTTGAAGCTGAAAAAGGCACAAGATTAGAAAGACCAATTCATTCGATAGCATTGGCAAAATGTGGTTTTTATTTACCTGACTTTGCGCGATACGATTATTTATTGGAACTTCCTGGAGACGAAAGTTTGGCTAAAGCTTTACGAAAGGCTATGGAGGGAATTGAAGAATTTCAAGACGATAAGTTCAAAGACGTTTTACCTAAAGAAGCCTACTTTGATATTGAAAAAAAGAAAGCTGATATACTACCCCAATTACTAAAAACATTCTCTGATATTCCAGTGGATGCCACCGGAGATGTTTTTGGAAAAATATACGAATTCTTCTTAGGGGAATTTGCAATGAGTGAAGGACAAAAAGGAGGTGAATTCTTTACGCCAACTTCAGTAGTACGATTTATTGTTGAAGTCATCGAACCTTATGCTGGAAAAATATACGATCCTGCCTGTGGTTCAGGTGGTATGTTTGTACAAAGTGCAACTTTCGTAAAAGAAGCCAATCACGACCTTAATGATATTTACGTTTACGGACAAGAATATATGGGAGAAACGGCGCGTTTGGCAAAGATGAACTTGATGGTTAACAACATCCGTGGCGAAATTATCGAAACTAACTCTTACGAAAACGACCCATATGCAGGATTAGGAAAGTTCGATTTTGTAATGGCAAATCCACCATTTAACGTAAAATCAGTAAAAGAAAGTACTGTAAAAAATGACGAACGTTTTTATAAATATGGTTTACCTAAAAACAAAGGCAAAAAAACCAACGACAGCATCACCGATGCTAATTACCTTTGGATTTCTTTATTTGCCACCTCGTTGAATGCTAACGGAAGAGCGGGTTTTGTAATGCCTAACTCAGCTTCTGATGCTGGTAATTCGGAATATGAAATTCGAAAAAAGATTGTAGATAGCGGTATTGTTGACTGCATGGTTTCTATGCCTTCCAATATGTTTTTGACAGTAACCTTACCGGCTACGCTGTGGTTTTTTGACAAACAAAAAATAAATAAAGATCGTAAAGACCAAATTCTTTTTATAGATGCCCGAAATACATATCACCAAATAGACCGAGCTCACCGTGAATGGAAAGAAGAACATATTCAAAACCTTACTGCGATTGTGCGTTTATATCGCGGAGAAAATGAACGTTATTTAGAATTAATTAGTCAGTACATCAGCCAAGCTAACGAAGCTATGGAAAAAGTACCAACTGCTTTTAATGAGTATTGGACATTAATCCAACAAACGATAATCAAATTACAGAATTATACTAGAGATAGTAAAACCAAACACAAACCGGATGCTTTCAAAAAAATTGTAGAAAGTGGTTTACTTCAAAAAATAGATGAATTGACCTTGCCTAATTTGTCAGTATCAGTCATTACACAGAACGAACTAACCGCATCCAACAATCAACAATTAGCCTATTCCAAAGAATTATCTGTTTACACTGATCAATTAAAAGAAATAGACACCGCTCTAAAAATTAGCAAAGATACTTTGTTCAAAGTGTTGGTACTTGCCGACAAACAAGTCAAAGTAAAAAATGATAAAGACTGGAACGGTTTCGGTTTAAATGGATTAAAACAAATTGAACAACTGCAACAAAATTGGAAAGATTGTACAGACCAAGTTTGCTATTATCAAGCAAATATAGACTGGTTGCAAAGTCGTTTTCCTGAAGCAAAATATGCCGATGTAGTGGGTTTATGCAACGTAGCCGATAGAACAGAATATGTTGAGGAACAAGATTATTCTTTGAGTGCTGCAAGATATGTGGGTGTGGTTCTTGATGCTGAAAATATTACCAATGAAGAATTCAAACACAAAATTGAAATAAAAAGTTTAGAGTTTAGAAAAATGTCTTTAAAAGCATTAGAGTTAGAAAATTCAATTGAAAACAATTTAAAAAATTTGTTTTAA